The Nitrospira tepida genome includes a window with the following:
- a CDS encoding histidinol-phosphatase, whose product MTRANEELAAIFLRMADLLRGQQANPYRIRAYRRAAETLTSIVEDVAQIEGRGELERIDGIGKDLANKIREFLRTGAIQSYEALKRPLPPEVQPWTSLPGLSETLVQHLYFRLNIRDLDDLAGLVRSHLLRTLPSFGGDEESLLQAIDALRAGQDARPPST is encoded by the coding sequence ATGACGAGAGCAAACGAAGAGCTGGCCGCAATCTTTCTCCGCATGGCCGACCTGTTGCGCGGCCAGCAGGCCAATCCCTACCGGATCAGGGCCTACCGGCGCGCGGCTGAAACCTTAACGTCGATTGTGGAAGATGTCGCGCAGATTGAAGGGCGTGGAGAGTTGGAGCGGATCGACGGAATCGGGAAGGACCTCGCGAACAAGATTCGGGAATTTCTCAGGACCGGCGCGATCCAATCCTATGAAGCTCTCAAGCGCCCGCTGCCGCCGGAGGTTCAGCCATGGACATCCCTGCCGGGACTCTCCGAGACGCTGGTGCAGCATCTCTATTTCCGCTTGAACATTCGGGACCTGGACGACCTGGCGGGGCTGGTCCGCTCCCATCTGCTCCGCACGCTGCCGAGTTTCGGGGGTGACGAGGAGAGCCTGCTCCAAGCCATCGACGCGCTGCGCGCCGGTCAGGACGCCCGTCCTCCTTCGACCTGA
- a CDS encoding cell division protein FtsX, giving the protein MRRLGYLLREAWANIRLNRTTSLVAVVTTGFTLACLGVFLLIYLNVRGMAASLANEIKVIVFLQENLSDSQLAELRQQLEREQAVAALSFVSKDQALADFREQFPSDFELLEGLGENPLPASFAVTLAPRFRSPEFVRRWAEQFKALPGVAQVEYSQDWVENLTGLLRNLEGLALSVGLILSVASVTIIGSTIRLTLHARRDEVQILRLVGASGSFLRLPYLIEGAMLGGAGSLLALGILKGGFELFRLKLGTASQLLGPQPWLSYFPGHVKGVLIVAGVLLGAVGSFLSIMRMREAASL; this is encoded by the coding sequence ATGAGACGACTCGGCTATCTGCTTCGGGAAGCCTGGGCGAACATCCGGTTGAACCGGACGACCAGCCTCGTCGCGGTCGTGACGACCGGCTTCACCCTGGCCTGCCTCGGGGTGTTCCTCTTGATCTATCTGAACGTGCGGGGAATGGCGGCCTCGCTGGCCAATGAAATCAAGGTCATCGTGTTCTTGCAAGAGAACCTGTCCGACTCTCAGTTGGCCGAACTGCGACAGCAATTGGAGCGGGAACAGGCCGTGGCCGCCCTCTCCTTCGTCTCCAAGGATCAGGCGCTGGCAGATTTCCGGGAGCAGTTCCCGTCCGACTTCGAACTGCTGGAAGGGCTCGGCGAGAATCCCCTTCCGGCGTCGTTTGCGGTCACGCTCGCCCCGCGCTTTCGCTCGCCTGAATTCGTGCGGCGGTGGGCCGAGCAATTCAAGGCGCTGCCGGGGGTCGCCCAAGTGGAGTATAGCCAGGATTGGGTGGAGAATTTGACGGGGCTGTTGCGGAATCTGGAGGGTTTGGCGCTCAGCGTCGGCTTGATCCTCTCCGTCGCGTCTGTGACGATTATCGGCAGTACGATCCGCCTGACCTTGCATGCGCGGCGCGATGAGGTCCAGATCCTGCGGCTGGTGGGGGCGTCCGGGAGTTTTCTCCGGCTGCCCTATCTGATAGAAGGAGCCATGCTGGGGGGAGCCGGCAGCCTCCTGGCTCTCGGCATTCTGAAGGGCGGTTTCGAGCTGTTTCGCCTGAAGCTCGGCACGGCCTCCCAGTTGCTGGGCCCGCAGCCCTGGCTGAGTTATTTCCCGGGACACGTGAAGGGTGTGTTGATCGTGGCCGGGGTGCTCTTGGGCGCTGTCGGGAGTTTTTTGTCCATCATGCGGATGCGGGAGGCGGCAAGCCTGTGA
- the ftsE gene encoding cell division ATP-binding protein FtsE → MIQLFHVSKAYGRCQALSDINLEIGKGEFVLLMGGSGAGKTTLLKLLFGGEQADEGQLLIQGQNIGKLSPREVPLLRRRMGIVLQDFRLLPKRTVYENVALPLVVAGASGADTRRKVSEALRSVGVEHKKEQLPPSLSAGEQQRVCIARAIVNSPLILLADEPTGNLDPHLTSEIIELFKMINARGTTVILATHDPQVMKQVNRRVVTMQHGKLVGDQRDGA, encoded by the coding sequence ATGATCCAACTGTTCCACGTCTCCAAGGCCTATGGGCGATGCCAGGCGCTGTCCGATATCAATTTGGAGATCGGCAAGGGCGAGTTCGTGCTCCTGATGGGTGGCAGCGGAGCGGGAAAGACCACCCTCCTCAAGCTGCTGTTCGGAGGAGAACAGGCGGACGAGGGACAACTGCTGATTCAGGGACAGAATATCGGGAAACTGTCTCCGCGCGAGGTTCCGCTCCTCCGGCGCCGGATGGGCATCGTGCTCCAGGATTTCCGGCTCCTGCCGAAACGAACGGTCTACGAGAATGTGGCGCTTCCGCTGGTGGTGGCGGGCGCCTCGGGCGCGGATACCAGGCGGAAGGTGTCGGAGGCCTTGCGGTCGGTCGGCGTCGAGCACAAGAAGGAGCAATTGCCCCCCAGTCTGTCGGCAGGGGAACAGCAGCGGGTCTGCATCGCCCGGGCGATCGTGAACAGTCCGCTGATCCTGCTGGCCGACGAGCCGACCGGGAACCTGGACCCGCATTTGACGTCGGAGATCATCGAGCTCTTCAAAATGATCAACGCCCGCGGCACGACGGTGATCCTGGCGACCCACGACCCGCAGGTGATGAAGCAGGTCAACCGGCGCGTCGTCACCATGCAACATGGTAAGCTGGTCGGCGATCAACGGGACGGGGCATGA
- the rplS gene encoding 50S ribosomal protein L19, translating into MNRLERLNRSLVKKDQPKFEIGDTVRVHVTVSEGDKDRIQVYEGVVISRKGGGNAETFTVRKISYGVGVERIFPVHSPIIAKIDVVRQGRVRRAKLYYLRGKKGKTAKVAEREYSPEGKSGVGEAKLAAPAAKA; encoded by the coding sequence ATGAATCGCTTGGAACGGCTGAACCGGTCTTTGGTCAAGAAGGACCAGCCTAAATTTGAGATTGGCGACACGGTGCGGGTGCATGTGACGGTGAGCGAAGGCGACAAGGACCGCATTCAGGTCTATGAGGGCGTCGTGATCAGCCGCAAAGGGGGCGGCAACGCCGAAACGTTCACTGTGCGGAAGATTTCCTACGGCGTCGGCGTCGAGCGGATTTTCCCGGTGCATTCGCCGATCATCGCCAAGATCGACGTGGTGCGGCAGGGACGTGTCCGCCGCGCCAAGCTCTATTATTTGAGAGGCAAGAAGGGCAAGACGGCGAAGGTCGCGGAGCGGGAGTATTCGCCCGAAGGCAAGAGCGGCGTGGGGGAAGCGAAACTGGCCGCGCCCGCTGCGAAGGCATAG
- the thiE gene encoding thiamine phosphate synthase yields MPPVQFRLYLVSDRSQTGGRPLGEVIALASQAGLPAVQVRERDLPTRELAALVRMIRSAVADRPTRVLVNDRADIALALGADGVHLRASSLPPGRVRAMIGPDRLLGVSTHSLEEVRRAQDDGADFVVFGPVYDTPSKHAYGRPQGIDRLAEVCRIARVPVFAIGGVTPGRAVEARRAGAHGVAVVSSILSAPDVPAAVRAFLRALHEAGPSA; encoded by the coding sequence ATGCCTCCCGTTCAGTTCCGTCTCTATTTAGTGAGCGACCGGAGTCAGACCGGCGGGCGGCCCCTCGGCGAGGTGATCGCGCTGGCGAGTCAAGCCGGCCTGCCGGCTGTCCAAGTGCGCGAGCGGGACCTGCCGACGCGGGAACTGGCGGCGTTGGTCCGAATGATCCGCTCGGCGGTTGCCGATCGCCCCACCCGTGTGCTCGTCAACGACCGTGCGGATATCGCCCTGGCTCTTGGGGCCGATGGCGTGCACTTGCGCGCCAGCAGTCTGCCGCCCGGACGCGTCAGGGCCATGATTGGCCCGGACCGCTTGCTGGGCGTCTCCACCCATTCATTGGAGGAGGTCCGCCGGGCGCAGGATGACGGGGCGGACTTCGTGGTCTTCGGGCCGGTCTACGACACGCCGTCCAAACACGCCTACGGCAGGCCGCAGGGGATAGATCGGCTGGCGGAGGTCTGTAGAATCGCGCGGGTGCCGGTCTTTGCCATCGGCGGCGTGACTCCGGGGCGCGCGGTGGAGGCGCGGCGAGCGGGAGCCCATGGCGTGGCCGTGGTCTCTTCGATTCTCTCCGCGCCGGACGTGCCGGCTGCCGTCCGCGCGTTTCTTCGGGCGTTGCATGAGGCCGGTCCATCGGCATAA
- a CDS encoding YraN family protein has translation MTTKQEARGFGQQSEHLAERHLLRKGYRLVARNVRLPQGEVDLIVRQGAVLVFVEVKARRSAAMGGAAYAVTPAKQRRLAQLAAQYLSIHRLEDQVCRFDVVLVEQPCDAPATVTHIENAFEVSAQHLRC, from the coding sequence ATGACGACCAAACAGGAGGCCCGGGGATTCGGCCAGCAGAGCGAACATCTGGCCGAACGCCATTTGCTCCGGAAAGGCTACCGTTTGGTCGCCCGCAACGTGCGGCTGCCGCAGGGCGAAGTCGATCTGATCGTCCGGCAGGGAGCCGTGTTGGTGTTCGTGGAAGTGAAGGCCCGCCGCTCCGCGGCGATGGGGGGCGCCGCCTACGCCGTGACGCCGGCCAAGCAACGCCGGCTCGCGCAACTGGCGGCCCAGTACCTGTCGATCCATCGGCTTGAGGATCAGGTCTGCCGCTTTGATGTAGTGCTCGTTGAACAACCCTGTGACGCTCCGGCGACGGTCACCCACATTGAGAACGCCTTTGAGGTGTCGGCACAGCATCTCCGGTGCTAG
- the thiS gene encoding sulfur carrier protein ThiS yields the protein MQIHVNGQVRETTSGTTVADLLRELNITGERVAVEVNLDILERGQFGQRLLTEGDRVEIISFIGGGSL from the coding sequence ATGCAAATCCACGTGAACGGGCAGGTGCGGGAAACGACGTCGGGCACGACCGTCGCCGACCTCCTGCGGGAACTGAACATCACGGGAGAACGGGTGGCGGTCGAAGTGAATCTGGACATCCTCGAGCGGGGACAATTCGGCCAACGGTTGCTCACGGAGGGGGACCGGGTCGAGATCATCAGTTTCATCGGAGGCGGGAGTCTCTGA
- the arc gene encoding proteasome ATPase: MREPKKGSGRLRSLRESVQKITKRLSEKDSTPVQKHDEHSREIEKLRVQIQSMEEEIHRLYQSRYQLEQANRHNEKLAATLQEAKAQIEALRAEIDKLTAPPSTFAIFSGVNDDGTANVYVSGRKMKVSVHPAVAVKGLRKGQEVILNDALNIIESRGFDSQGEVVRLKDVLDDRRALVTLHFDEEKVADLGEPLLSQRLSVGDHLLYDPRSGYVIEKLPKSEAEELVLEEIPDVSYEHIGGLQKELEQVRDAVELPFLYPHLFAEYKLSAPKGVLLYGPPGCGKTLIAKAVANSIAKKLGHLTGKEVRSFFLHVKGPELLNKYVGESERQVREVFKKAKERAASGHPVIVFFDEMDALFRTRGSGISSDIESTIVPQFLSEIDGVERLRNVIVIGASNRQDLIDPAVLRAGRLDVKVKVSRPDASSARDIFSIYVTTELPFDPEEVKRHGNDPAAFVEHVIAMTVDRMYSTSDENKFIEVTYANGEKETLYFKDFASGALIEGIVSRAKKFAVKRAIANEGQGLRADDLIRAIREEFKEHEDLPNTTNPDDWAKIAGKKGEKIVHIRTIIGGGSEARQIETITTGHYL, translated from the coding sequence ATGCGGGAGCCAAAAAAAGGATCGGGGCGGCTCCGTTCCCTGCGTGAATCCGTTCAGAAGATCACCAAACGTCTTTCCGAAAAGGACTCGACCCCCGTGCAGAAACACGACGAGCATTCGCGAGAGATCGAGAAGCTCCGCGTCCAAATCCAGTCGATGGAGGAAGAGATCCACCGGCTGTACCAGTCACGCTATCAACTCGAACAGGCCAACCGCCACAACGAAAAGCTCGCCGCCACGCTGCAGGAAGCCAAGGCCCAGATCGAAGCGTTGCGGGCCGAGATCGACAAGCTGACCGCGCCGCCCTCCACCTTCGCCATTTTTTCCGGCGTGAATGACGACGGCACGGCGAACGTGTACGTGTCCGGCCGGAAGATGAAGGTGAGCGTGCATCCGGCCGTCGCCGTCAAGGGGTTGCGCAAGGGCCAGGAGGTGATCCTGAACGACGCGCTCAACATCATCGAGTCCCGCGGCTTCGACAGCCAGGGGGAAGTCGTCAGGCTTAAGGACGTCCTCGACGACCGCCGCGCGCTCGTGACGCTGCACTTCGACGAAGAAAAAGTGGCCGATCTTGGGGAGCCCCTGCTCAGCCAGCGACTGAGCGTCGGCGATCATCTGCTCTATGACCCCCGTTCGGGATATGTGATCGAGAAGCTGCCGAAGTCCGAGGCCGAAGAACTCGTCCTCGAAGAAATTCCCGACGTCAGCTACGAGCACATCGGCGGGCTTCAGAAGGAGCTCGAACAGGTGCGGGACGCGGTCGAGCTGCCGTTCCTGTATCCGCACCTGTTTGCCGAATACAAGTTGAGCGCGCCCAAGGGGGTGCTGCTGTACGGTCCGCCCGGCTGCGGCAAGACGCTGATCGCCAAAGCGGTGGCGAACTCGATCGCAAAGAAGCTCGGCCACCTGACGGGGAAGGAAGTGCGCAGCTTCTTTCTCCACGTGAAGGGGCCGGAGCTGCTGAACAAGTACGTGGGGGAATCCGAACGGCAGGTTCGCGAGGTGTTCAAGAAGGCGAAGGAGCGGGCGGCCAGCGGCCATCCGGTGATCGTGTTCTTCGACGAGATGGACGCCCTGTTCCGGACCAGAGGGAGCGGCATTTCGTCCGATATCGAGTCCACGATCGTGCCGCAGTTCCTCTCGGAGATCGACGGCGTGGAGCGGCTCCGCAACGTGATCGTGATCGGCGCCAGCAACCGGCAGGATCTCATCGATCCCGCCGTGCTGCGGGCCGGGCGCCTCGACGTCAAGGTGAAGGTGTCCCGGCCGGACGCCTCGTCCGCGCGAGACATTTTCTCGATCTACGTCACGACGGAGCTCCCGTTCGATCCGGAGGAAGTGAAGCGGCACGGGAACGATCCCGCCGCCTTCGTCGAGCATGTGATCGCCATGACCGTGGATCGGATGTACAGCACCAGCGACGAAAACAAGTTCATCGAAGTCACCTATGCCAACGGAGAGAAGGAAACCCTGTACTTCAAGGATTTTGCGAGCGGCGCGCTGATCGAAGGCATCGTCTCGCGGGCCAAGAAGTTCGCCGTCAAGCGCGCGATCGCCAATGAAGGACAGGGACTCCGGGCCGACGACCTGATTCGCGCCATCCGCGAGGAGTTCAAGGAACACGAGGACCTGCCCAACACCACCAATCCCGACGATTGGGCGAAAATTGCCGGCAAGAAGGGAGAGAAGATCGTCCATATCCGCACCATCATCGGTGGTGGCTCCGAGGCGCGCCAGATCGAAACCATTACGACCGGTCACTATCTCTAA
- a CDS encoding murein hydrolase activator EnvC family protein, giving the protein MPRLISAWLGLALCAGLAAPVWAGKEGDGLSQKIERERQNLQKLKSRIQEEKQHADAAERQRESVLQNLQQLDQRVVKLRQERQEVTRQVAKKDQEITELNGQLAELRGRTTEHQEAILARARLQYIQGQWGPMKLLLAAQSYSDFQRRFQYLSTLSRREYAMVESYRTDMTRLEAAERQRALVREEMVAYQLLTDKKIREIRDLRSQKRQYLKKVTYQKESYQRVIDELERSAGRVDSLLNELEQRRKLARAKPPAALPGAGRKFKGVLPWPVQGEVVSLFGRQKHPTFETYIQRKGIEIRSAEGSAIKCVMPGTVVYADWLKGYGQVVIVDHQNGYFSLYAHASKLLANVGDRVETGQALGETGDTGMTGDSTLYFELREGAEAVDPLLWLAKR; this is encoded by the coding sequence ATGCCAAGGTTGATCTCGGCCTGGCTCGGATTGGCGCTCTGCGCGGGATTGGCCGCGCCCGTTTGGGCCGGGAAGGAGGGCGACGGGCTGTCGCAGAAGATCGAGCGCGAGCGCCAGAACCTCCAGAAGCTCAAGAGCCGGATTCAAGAAGAAAAGCAGCATGCCGACGCGGCGGAACGGCAGCGCGAATCCGTGCTGCAAAATCTGCAACAGCTCGATCAACGAGTCGTCAAATTACGCCAGGAACGGCAAGAGGTCACTCGCCAAGTGGCCAAGAAAGATCAGGAGATCACCGAACTCAACGGCCAGTTGGCCGAACTCAGGGGCCGCACGACCGAACATCAGGAGGCGATTCTGGCCAGGGCCCGGCTGCAATACATTCAAGGGCAGTGGGGGCCGATGAAGCTCCTGCTGGCGGCCCAGTCGTACAGCGACTTCCAACGCCGTTTTCAGTATCTCTCCACGCTGTCCCGGCGGGAATATGCGATGGTGGAATCCTACCGGACGGATATGACCCGCCTGGAAGCGGCCGAGCGACAGCGGGCGCTGGTCCGGGAGGAGATGGTGGCGTACCAGTTGCTGACCGACAAGAAAATCCGCGAGATCCGGGACCTCCGCAGCCAGAAGCGCCAGTATCTGAAAAAGGTGACCTATCAAAAGGAGTCCTATCAGCGAGTGATCGATGAGCTGGAACGGTCCGCGGGCCGCGTCGACAGTCTCTTGAACGAGCTGGAACAGCGACGCAAGCTGGCGAGGGCGAAGCCGCCGGCGGCGCTGCCCGGCGCGGGGCGGAAGTTCAAGGGGGTGCTCCCATGGCCGGTACAGGGCGAGGTGGTGTCCCTATTCGGCCGGCAGAAGCATCCGACGTTTGAAACCTACATCCAACGCAAGGGGATCGAGATCCGGTCCGCCGAAGGCAGCGCGATCAAGTGCGTGATGCCGGGCACGGTGGTCTATGCCGATTGGTTGAAGGGCTACGGGCAGGTGGTGATCGTCGACCATCAAAACGGGTACTTCTCGCTGTACGCGCATGCCTCGAAACTTCTGGCCAACGTGGGCGACCGGGTCGAGACCGGGCAGGCGCTGGGCGAGACCGGGGATACTGGGATGACAGGCGACAGCACGTTATACTTTGAACTACGGGAAGGCGCGGAGGCGGTGGACCCCCTTCTCTGGCTGGCCAAACGCTAA
- a CDS encoding S41 family peptidase produces MMEQQSRRRSWLLGPLVVVALVGGVLIGKGWEHTGYATETYEELKVFSEVLSQVQKHYVDETKIKDLVQGAIRGMLSTLDPHSAYMTAEMYKEMQVETKGEFGGVGIQIGVKDNRLTVIAPIEGTPAYRAGIKAGDFITKVNNEPTKDLTLMDAVQKMRGPKGTKVNLTVQREGAADPLVFELVRDTIKIESVKSKVIDKTIGYIRLTQFQESTGRDLSKALKQLREQKTTATILDLRNNPGGLLTAAVEVSEQFVGPGKLIVYIKGRDGRKDEYVSKAKDGIDDSPMIVLVNEGSASASEIVAGALQDWGRAVIVGATSFGKGSVQTILPLQDGSGLRLTTAKYYTPKGRTIQSTGITPDIVVKAAQPAPQVASAKPGDKEAPEKGAADKGAKGTGNKEKEKDAATTPPATNGGSKAPIPAVPTDANGEPSLEEDVQLQKAVDMLKTWSIFKDLKPTT; encoded by the coding sequence ATGATGGAACAGCAGTCACGGCGCCGTTCATGGTTGCTTGGGCCGTTGGTCGTGGTGGCCTTGGTCGGAGGGGTTCTGATCGGCAAGGGGTGGGAACACACCGGCTACGCCACGGAAACGTATGAGGAGCTCAAAGTCTTTTCCGAAGTGTTGAGCCAGGTTCAGAAGCACTATGTGGATGAGACAAAGATCAAGGATCTGGTGCAGGGGGCCATCCGCGGCATGCTGTCCACGCTCGATCCCCACTCGGCCTACATGACGGCCGAGATGTACAAGGAGATGCAGGTCGAGACCAAGGGCGAGTTCGGCGGCGTCGGGATCCAGATCGGCGTCAAGGACAATCGATTGACGGTCATCGCCCCCATTGAAGGCACGCCGGCCTATCGCGCCGGGATCAAGGCCGGGGATTTCATTACCAAGGTGAACAATGAGCCGACGAAAGATCTCACGCTCATGGACGCCGTCCAGAAGATGCGGGGGCCCAAAGGCACCAAAGTCAACCTGACGGTCCAGCGGGAGGGCGCCGCCGACCCGCTCGTGTTCGAACTGGTGCGGGACACGATCAAGATCGAGAGCGTGAAGTCGAAGGTGATCGACAAGACCATCGGTTACATCAGGCTCACGCAATTCCAGGAATCAACCGGCCGGGACCTCAGCAAAGCGTTGAAGCAGCTCCGCGAGCAGAAAACGACCGCCACCATTCTCGACCTGCGCAATAATCCCGGCGGGTTGCTGACGGCGGCGGTGGAAGTCTCCGAACAGTTCGTCGGGCCCGGGAAGCTGATCGTGTATATCAAGGGCCGGGACGGGCGCAAGGACGAGTATGTTTCCAAGGCCAAGGACGGCATTGACGATTCTCCGATGATCGTCCTGGTCAATGAGGGGTCCGCCAGCGCGTCGGAAATCGTCGCAGGGGCGCTTCAGGATTGGGGCCGTGCCGTCATCGTCGGCGCGACCAGCTTCGGCAAGGGCTCCGTCCAGACGATTCTGCCGCTTCAGGATGGATCAGGCTTGCGGCTCACGACCGCCAAGTACTATACGCCGAAAGGGCGAACCATCCAGTCGACCGGCATCACGCCGGATATCGTCGTGAAGGCGGCGCAGCCTGCTCCGCAGGTCGCAAGCGCCAAGCCTGGCGACAAGGAGGCGCCGGAGAAGGGCGCGGCCGACAAGGGGGCCAAGGGAACGGGGAATAAGGAGAAGGAAAAAGATGCCGCCACGACTCCCCCTGCCACGAACGGTGGAAGCAAGGCTCCGATTCCCGCGGTTCCCACCGATGCGAACGGGGAGCCGTCGCTTGAAGAGGATGTGCAATTGCAGAAGGCCGTCGATATGTTGAAGACCTGGTCGATCTTCAAGGATCTCAAGCCCACGACATAA
- a CDS encoding thiazole synthase — MQDDSLIIAGREFRSRLWVGTGKYKDFVETQKAIEASGADVVTVAVRRVNITDRSKENLLDYLDPKKYTILPNTAGCYTVEDAVRYARLARAAGVSDLVKLEVIGDERTLFPDTAGLIEAAKILVKEGFVVLPYTNDDPIVAKKLVDIGCPAVMPLAAPIGSGLGIRNPYNLKIILETVNVPVIVDAGVGTASDAALAMEYGADAVLMNTAIAGAQHPIAMAEAMRYAVHAGRLAYKAGRIPRKLYATASSPIEGML, encoded by the coding sequence ATGCAGGACGATAGCCTGATCATTGCCGGGCGGGAATTCCGGTCTCGCTTATGGGTGGGGACGGGAAAGTACAAGGATTTCGTGGAAACCCAGAAGGCGATTGAAGCGTCGGGCGCGGACGTGGTCACGGTCGCGGTCCGGCGCGTGAACATCACCGATCGGTCGAAAGAGAATCTGCTGGATTATCTGGACCCGAAAAAATACACGATCCTCCCCAACACCGCCGGCTGCTACACCGTCGAGGATGCGGTCCGGTATGCGCGGCTCGCCCGAGCCGCCGGGGTGTCCGATCTGGTCAAGCTCGAGGTCATCGGAGACGAACGGACGCTGTTTCCGGACACCGCCGGCTTGATCGAAGCCGCGAAGATTCTCGTCAAGGAAGGGTTCGTGGTCTTGCCCTACACCAATGACGACCCGATCGTGGCGAAGAAACTGGTCGATATCGGCTGTCCCGCGGTCATGCCCCTGGCGGCCCCCATCGGTTCGGGATTGGGCATTCGCAATCCCTACAACCTCAAGATCATCCTCGAAACCGTCAACGTGCCGGTCATCGTAGACGCCGGCGTGGGAACCGCCTCGGATGCGGCGCTGGCCATGGAATACGGCGCCGATGCGGTGTTGATGAACACCGCGATCGCGGGCGCGCAGCATCCCATCGCAATGGCGGAAGCGATGCGCTATGCGGTGCACGCGGGCCGGTTGGCCTATAAGGCCGGACGCATTCCCAGGAAGTTGTACGCGACGGCCAGCAGCCCGATCGAGGGCATGCTGTAA
- the dop gene encoding depupylase/deamidase Dop, with translation MATETGPFHRVLGTETEFGIAVRDAGAADPVTNSLHVIAHYPSLPAPQAVWDYEGENPLLDARGFEVEGERERPGPEYNRQLNKLLANGGRLYVDGAHPEYSTPECLEPAELVAYERAGELVLAKSLEALTRSRGSDQFVLYKNNSDGKGNSYGYHENYLVARAVPFDQLTKALIPFFVTRLIFVGAGKVGAENQTAPCEYQISQRADFFECLVDLNTMVRRPIMNTRDEPHADPAKYRRLHVIVGDANMAELSTYLKVGTMALVLELIEAGWPLPVFELDDPVRAIKHVSRDLDVKQTLKLVDGRPTTAIAVQRAYLRAVTDYAASHPLSPAYQQVLSRWGDVLDKLEREPMALARELDWVAKRQMIESYMDRKGCGWNDPRILLLDLQYHDVRPEKGLYYALERTNRIERLVTDAAISRAEHQPPTSTRAYFRGTCLKKFASSVYGGSWTSVLFDIGNTSVKKVPLLEPTRGTEALTRELLDGCETAAQLLSKLTA, from the coding sequence ATGGCAACGGAAACAGGTCCCTTTCACAGGGTTCTGGGCACCGAAACGGAGTTCGGGATCGCCGTGCGGGATGCCGGCGCGGCGGATCCGGTCACGAACTCCCTGCACGTCATCGCCCACTATCCGTCCTTGCCGGCGCCGCAAGCCGTCTGGGATTACGAAGGCGAGAATCCGCTCCTGGACGCCCGCGGATTTGAAGTGGAAGGGGAACGGGAGCGGCCGGGGCCCGAGTACAATCGCCAGTTGAACAAGCTCTTGGCCAACGGGGGGCGTCTCTATGTGGACGGCGCGCATCCCGAATATTCGACCCCGGAATGTCTCGAACCGGCGGAACTGGTGGCCTATGAGCGGGCGGGCGAGTTGGTGCTGGCCAAGAGCTTGGAGGCGTTGACCCGCTCTCGCGGGTCGGACCAGTTCGTCCTCTATAAGAACAATTCGGACGGCAAGGGCAACAGCTACGGGTACCATGAGAACTACCTGGTCGCCCGCGCCGTGCCGTTCGACCAGTTGACGAAGGCGTTGATTCCGTTTTTTGTGACGCGCCTCATTTTTGTCGGCGCCGGGAAAGTCGGAGCCGAGAACCAGACCGCGCCCTGCGAGTACCAGATCTCCCAGCGCGCGGATTTCTTCGAATGTCTCGTCGATCTGAATACCATGGTTCGGCGTCCCATCATGAACACCCGCGACGAGCCCCATGCGGATCCGGCCAAATACCGGCGGCTGCACGTGATTGTCGGCGACGCCAACATGGCGGAACTCTCGACCTATCTCAAAGTCGGGACCATGGCGCTGGTGTTGGAATTGATCGAGGCCGGATGGCCGCTTCCTGTGTTCGAGCTGGACGATCCGGTGCGGGCCATCAAGCATGTGTCCCGGGACCTCGACGTGAAACAGACCTTGAAGTTGGTTGATGGCCGGCCCACCACGGCGATCGCCGTCCAACGGGCGTACCTGCGGGCCGTGACCGATTACGCCGCGAGCCACCCGCTCTCGCCCGCGTATCAGCAAGTCCTGTCCCGCTGGGGCGACGTGCTGGACAAGCTGGAGCGCGAGCCGATGGCGCTGGCCAGGGAACTCGACTGGGTCGCCAAGCGGCAGATGATCGAGTCCTACATGGACCGCAAAGGCTGCGGCTGGAACGATCCGCGGATCTTGCTGTTGGACCTCCAATACCATGACGTGCGCCCCGAGAAGGGGCTCTATTATGCCCTGGAACGGACCAATCGGATCGAGCGCCTCGTGACGGATGCGGCCATCAGCCGCGCCGAGCATCAGCCTCCGACGAGCACGCGCGCCTATTTCCGAGGCACCTGTCTCAAGAAATTCGCGTCCTCAGTCTACGGCGGGAGCTGGACCTCCGTCCTGTTCGATATCGGCAACACCTCGGTCAAGAAAGTCCCCCTGCTCGAACCGACCAGGGGAACGGAAGCATTGACGAGGGAGCTGCTGGACGGATGCGAGACCGCCGCGCAGCTCCTGTCCAAACTCACGGCGTGA